Sequence from the Abditibacteriaceae bacterium genome:
CCGTGCGCGCTGGACTTCGCCGCAAGTCGAACTGCACGAGCAAGAGCGCGAAGCAAACGTGGCCGGTGCGTTTGTCGCGGATGCTGCACTGATGAAACGGCTTCCGGCGTGGCCGATTGTTCTGATTGATGACGTGGCCACAACGGGTGGAACGCTTTCGCAGTGCGCGCTGGCTCTCAAAAAGGCAGGCGCGACAGAAGTTTTCGCGGCGACATTAGCACGGCGTTAAAGCGACACGGAAATTAAACTGCGCGCGATGCCTAATTTTCATGTTCTCGCGCTCGACATCGGAACTTCGTCCGCGCGCGCCTTACTTTTCGATTCCCAAGCGCGGGCCGTAGGCGAACCCGCACAAACTTCCTACGATCAAACCACAACGCACGACGGCGGTGTCGAATGCGATGCTGACGAACTCTTTGAACTGACCGCGCGCTGCATCGACAACGCGCTGAAAGTCGCGCCGCAGGGAGTCGAAATCGGTGCCGTCGCGTGCTCGTGTTTCTGGCACTCGCTTTTAGCCGTGGACGCCGGTGGACGTGCGATTTCCCCCGTATTCTCGTGGGCCGATAATCGCGCCGCGCCGTGGGTTGCGCCTCTACGGGCGACGCTCGACGAAGTGGCTACTCACGCGCGCACCGGCTGCGTTTTTCACACCAGCTACTGGCCGGCGAAACTGCTGTGGCTGCATTTCACACGGCCTGAATGGTTTAACGAAGATGTGCGCTGGATGTCGTTCGGCGAATACATCGCGTTGCGCGTTCTGGGCACCACCAAAGTTTCGCTTTCGATGGCTTCTGGAACTGGATTGTTTCATCAGAACAACTGCGACTGGGACGACGAAACTCTCAAAGGTTTGCCGATTGGAAAAACGCAGTTATCCCAACTTTGTGACGCAAACGAAAGTTTGGGCGAAGTCGCGGGCGAATGGCTGGCGCGGTGGCCGCAGTTGCAAAACGCGCGATGGTATCCGGCGCTCGGCGACGGCGCGTGTTCCAATTTGGGCTCAGGTGGCGTCGATGATAAGCATCTCGTTCTTAACGTTGGCACATCGGCGGCGGTGCGCGTTGTGCTCGAAAACTTCTCGGGCCATGCGCCGCACGGCTTATGGCGCTACCGCGTGGATAAGAAGCGCAGCATTATGGGCGGAGCGGTTTCCAACGCGGGCAACGTGTTTGCCTGGGCTAAAGCGACCTTGCGTTTGCCCGATGACGTAGAAGCGCAACTGGCCGCGATGAAACCGGCAGCACATGGATTAACCGTGCTGCCGTTTCTCGCAGGCGAGCGTTCTCCGCTGTGGAATGCCAATGCGCGGTGGGCGCTTGAAGGCGCATCGCTCGACACCACGCCCGAAGAAATTCTGCGCGCAAGTCTGGAAGCGGCGTCGCT
This genomic interval carries:
- a CDS encoding gluconokinase, producing the protein MPNFHVLALDIGTSSARALLFDSQARAVGEPAQTSYDQTTTHDGGVECDADELFELTARCIDNALKVAPQGVEIGAVACSCFWHSLLAVDAGGRAISPVFSWADNRAAPWVAPLRATLDEVATHARTGCVFHTSYWPAKLLWLHFTRPEWFNEDVRWMSFGEYIALRVLGTTKVSLSMASGTGLFHQNNCDWDDETLKGLPIGKTQLSQLCDANESLGEVAGEWLARWPQLQNARWYPALGDGACSNLGSGGVDDKHLVLNVGTSAAVRVVLENFSGHAPHGLWRYRVDKKRSIMGGAVSNAGNVFAWAKATLRLPDDVEAQLAAMKPAAHGLTVLPFLAGERSPLWNANARWALEGASLDTTPEEILRASLEAASLRFAAIAHLVQGAMNPCEAPREILCSGGAFSKSPAWAQISADCMGANLVESCESEASARGAALMALEACGIVENIADLPAERGAAIAFNPDTHEIYNRALERQNAFYDQLFASSLMPRTR